In Lolium rigidum isolate FL_2022 chromosome 3, APGP_CSIRO_Lrig_0.1, whole genome shotgun sequence, the genomic window gatatgaaggtttcaaaaagttatatttgaaatattcaaacatttctgagcacttttcatattaaaagtttttcgatttgaattAGTATTTAGAAGATATGACGGTTTCAAAAagtttatatttgaaatattcaaacatttctgagcacttttcatattataagttttttcatttgaattagtattcaaAAGATATGAAGGTTTCAAATAGtcatatttgaaatattcaaacgtTTCTGAGCACTTTTCATATTAAAAGTTTTTCGATTTAAATTAGTATTTAAAAGATATGAAGGTTTCAAAAATAAATATGTGATTATTTGAAGACTGCGAGACACGAGGGACCCCTGCGTAATTTGCTTCAAAACTTAAGGACCTATCTACAAAACGACGTACTCTAGGGTGCCACATCATGCCTGCCAGTGGGCCGGCGTTGTCGGAACGGCTATCAATTCGTGTTTAATTCAGGATTAGTGCTATCTGAGACAACCTCCATCAAATGTGGTAGTTCTATGCGATTGGAACGAAAAGTAGTAGTTTTCCAaaattttgcatagaaagtggtaGTTTTATGCTATATACTCGATTGCAACAGTATTTCCGTATCCTTACATGTATACTTAAGGATTGTTCCCGTTAGTATTTGCTAGTTTCAGTTTGGTTGCAGCTGACTGCATTGTTTAGTATGTACTATTTGACTGAACTCTTGCTGATTGAAGTGTTGTGGTATGCAGCTGTGAGTGTTTTGTATTTGCAAGTGTTGTGCAATGGGAGAAATTAACAAGAGGATGCCTCAAGTTGGTATGAGATTTAGAAATCCAGGTGAAGCTTGGGCGTTTTGGGTTGCATATGGAGGTCGTGCATGATTTGATGTGAGGAAGAGAAACAAGCATACAAGCAAGATGGATGGTCAAGTGACCTCATACACATTTGTTTGCGCCAATGAAGGCATACGGAAAAAAGGGATAACAATGGATCATGTGCCAAAGCGGATCATGTGCCAAAGTTGGAAGCTCAACTCCGATACAAGAATTTATCTCACAAATTTCATAGTTTGGCATGTAAAGTAGCCAACTCCTAGGAGTGTTGTTTGATGTTAGAAAATTCACTTGATTGTGTTGGTCCACAAATAGAAGATAAACTTAATTGAACTACCGGTGCTATGGATAAGCCATTCAATGATCAAGAAAATAATGATCCAAATGTGCAACAAACAAATGAGTTTTTTAGTGCCGCAAAGCTCAAGAAAAAAGAGGTTCCGTCAAAGAATTTGAGGAGAAAGAAAAATTGGCTTGACAAGTTATTCAAGGGGAAGCGCAAGCCAACTAAAGTTTCCGCTTCCAAAAACAAAGGAGCAAAGGTACATAGAGCTTACTATATGTTGTTACCATGATATATTGTTACCATTCATTCTGAAACTGCTTACTATAATTTTCATTGCagcaagaaaagaaacatgatgGTGTAGAGTCTCAAGTAGGAGCGGAGAAGAAAGATGGCAGCGGTAAAGGAGCAAATGTGGAGCTTCATCATTGTAACCCGATTATGAGTTTCACGGAACTCTTGACAACTCCCTCCTATGGTGTTTATGGTGAAGATATGTTCTAGCTTGTTCAAGTTCGCTAGATAGTGTATTGAACATGGATGACCATAGTATAGTATTTTGGACAGGGTTGACTATAGTATTTTGGATTTCGGGGCTAACTATAGTCTTTTGTTGCCTAAGTGTACAAGTAGCAccggtagaaaaagaggcttccgtccagcctcattagtcgcgaaagtataggaaccgcgactaatggagtctttagtcgcggttcgcctcccgagccACGACCAAAGGCACGGGcccgggcgctcggtggccaggtcGGTGCACGTGaggcgctttagtcgcggttagctaggccaaccgcgactaaaggttcccgaaggcctttagtcgcggttggccaggccaaccgcgactaaagccccacccctacatataccgttcagcccacagcacttagccatttggtgccacttctcttcacaaacttcacaagggggtgtaggtttgcttttggctcctcttatgcacacaaagtgtttgatgaaatgccccaagagcatgaaacaaacatgatatgaagtgtcggagccacacttgagcttcctcatttattttttcctcctcgatcgcggttagcaacttgaacctttcatatatatgtgtcattgataaaatatgcatgtgtgtagttcattgtttaatttctattgtttgtagctagttagtttaacaaatgcatgatggttaattatatattttatattataataatgcgagatgaatcggcaatggatgtacggtaaccgactctccggcgagttcactacgggtttgaaagatttcctcgtagtggctaatgcgaacaagaagaagggttttgttatctgtccatgtgttgattgtaagaatcggaagggttactcttcctcaagagaagttcactgcactgctcggcacggtttcatgccaagctataattgttcgaccaagcatggagaaagaggggttataatggaagaagatgaagaaggggatgatttcatcgatgaaaactatcttgatcatttcggtgatactttcatggaggatgctttgaaggtgaaggggaaggtgaagaagaggcacgtgatgagcccgctgatgatcttggtcggaccattgctgatgcacggagaagctgcgaagccgaaaaggagagggagaatttggatcgcatgttagaggatcacaaaaagtcgctgtaccccggatgcgataatggtccgaaaaagctgggctgcactactggatttgtctgaaatggaaggcacgagcaggtgtagctgactcggcatttgaaaacttgctgaaaatgttgaagaatatgtttccaaagaataacgagttgcccgccggtacgtacgaagcaaagaaggttgtccgccctctaggtttagaggttacgaagatacatgcatgcatcaacgactgcatcctctaccgcggtgaatacgagaatctgaatgaatgtccggtatgcactgcattgcgttataagatcagaggcgatgaccctggtgacgatgttgagggcgagaaaaccaggaagagggttcccgccaaggtgatgtggtatgctcctataataccacggttgaaacgtccgttcgggaacaaagagcatgccaagttgttgcgatggcacaaagaggaccgtaagtcggacggggagttgagacaccccgcggatggaacgcaatggagaaagatcgacagagagttcaaagattttgcagctgacgcaaggaacataagatttggtctaagtacatatggcatgaatccttttggcgagcagagctccagccataacacctagcccgtgactctatgcatctacaaccttcctccttggttgtgcatgaagcggaagttcattatgatgccagtgctcatccaaggtccgaagcaacccggcaacgacatcgatgtgtacctacggccattagttgatgaacttttacagttgtggggtagacctggtgtccgtgtgtgggatgagcacaaagaagaggaatttgacctacgagcgttgcttttcgtaaccatcaacgattggcatgctcttagtaacctttcgggactgtcaaataagggatacaatgcatgcacgcactgctacatgaggcgaaagtgtacatttgccaaattgtaagaagaacgtgtaccttgggcatcgtcgatttcttccgaaaattcatccgagtaagaaagaaaggcaagcattaaaacggcaaggcggatcaccggccgaagcactgcggaaGCATgcttggtgctgaggtatttgatatggtcaaggatttgaaagtcatctttggaaagggtcccggcggacaatcggttccgaaggagaGCTGACGAGCACGcaaccatgtggaagaagaaatctatattacgggagctagaatattggaaagtcctagatgtccgctccgcaatcgacgtgatgcatgttacgaagaatatttgcgtgaacctcctaagcttcttgggcgtgtatgggaagacaaatgatacaaaggaagcacggcgggaccgagcaacgtttgaaagacccgatgaccggcatccggaatggtttcaaggtcgtgccggcctacgctacgaccaaagaagagaaggtcatcttttttgaattctCGAGCGGtacgaaggtcccgtccggattctcgtccaatataaagggaataataaacatggcggagaaaaagttccaaaacctgaagtctcacgactgccacgtgattatgacgcaattgcttccgattgctttgaggggctcctgtcaggaaaatgttcgagtagccattgtgaagctatgtgcattcctcaatgcaatctctcgagaaggtaatcaatccggaagttctaccacggttacggaacgatgtggtccaatgtcttgtcggtttcgagttggtgttcccgccatccttcttcaatattatgacgcacctcctggttcacctagtcgaagagatttccattctcggtcctgtatttctacacaatatgttccccttcgagaggttcatgggagtattaaagaaatatgctcgtaaccgtgctaggccagaaggaagcatcgccaagggctatggaaatgaggaggtaattgagttttgtgttgactttgttcctgaccttaagccgattggtcttcctcgatcgcggcacgaggggagactaagtggaaaaggcacgatcggaaggaaatcaacgatatgtatggacggccattctccgactgaagcacaccacacggttcgaccaattccaactTGGTgggtccgtactttgagaaacacaagaatattttacgctcggacaacccggggaagcctgaatcctggattaggaaggcccacatggagactttcggcagttggttgagaaaacatttaatgaatgacaataatgttgtagatcagctgtacatgttgtccaagacaccatcttcgactataacgactttccaagggtaagaGATAAATGGgattacattttacacgatcgcccaagataaaaagagcaccaaccaaaacagtggtgtccgctttgatgcagcaaccgagaatgggcaaaaggtcacatattatggttacatagaagagatatgggaacttgactatggaccctcctttaaggtccctttgttccggtgcaaatggttcaagctaacgggaggtggggtaaaggtggaccagcaatacggaatgacaatggtggatttcaacaatcttggttaccttgacgaaccattcgtcctagcgaaagatgtcgctcaggttttctatgtcaatgacatgagtagcaaaccgaggaaacggaaagataagaaaacgatcagtacattatgcgatgatccaaagcgccacattgttctttcagggaaaagaaacatcgtgggagtggaggacaagacggacatgtcggaagattataatatgtttggtgaaattccgcccttcaaagtgaacaccgacccaagcattaagttaaatgatgaggatgctccatggatacggcacaatcgtaagcaagcagggacacaagggaagaaatgatgtgtaataatttattataccaaactttattgaatggatcatgtgaattatattaaccgtgatgtgtttggtgtccattttcgaatgattcgattgattcgagaaaccacactgatgatacatgaaatttggagtgatttattcatactcctgcctaggcgtataatatgcatactcgtagtcttcatagccgccgccgttgtcatcggtagtcgtcgccttctaagttgccgccgtcgtcgtcgctgctgtcgtcgctgtcgtcgggcggcgctcgtggctcgaactgagggtagcgcgggcgggggatatcgccggccgtgatgtagtccatgacgctctgcagagtccggccgtaccaccatagccgacggccggcctcgtggaagttcccgggaggcggaccgtcctcctcatacccggcgagcgccctctcacgccgattgatgaagaaggcgtcccaagtatgctggttatcgggatgccggcggggattcatccggctgctccggcgtgaggtcgaggtagtagtggttcgtgatggccgcccgacgcgcggtacccgagggacgggagggaccggcacgccgccggcactTAGGCTCCGgcgggcggggacgcggtagcccggtgggcaagggtagttcgaggcgcaaagctcctccaccttgccggtaggttagagtgagtgcggtggaagccatgagagagtgatgagagattgtagagatgtgataatgctggccaagccgggctacatatatgtagtgagaaatggcgggaaaaatgggagcgggaagacaggaggcgggaagaaagtggcgggaagaaagaggcgggaagaaattggcgggaagaaagaggcgggaagaagaggaatccagagctggtcatctaatctttagtcccggctggtgggtgcaaccgggactaaaggtggttttgtatcatctaataaaactatcggtgggataaggacgtctgggtaagctttagtcccggctggtgggtgcaaccgggactaaaggtggtttttgtgtcatctatgaaaactgtcggtgggataaggatgtttgggtaagctttagtcccggctggagggtgcaaccgtgactaaagctatcggcaggataagaacgcgtgggtcgacgcactgctcgatgagataaagcatgtagcgcacgacaccctgtcggaggaacaagccaaagccgaagcggcgccgtgcctataaaaggNNNNNNNNNNNNNNNNNNNNNNNNNNNNNNNNNNNNNNNNNNNNNNNNNNNNNNNNNNNNNNNNNNNNNNNNNNNNNNNNNNNNNNNNNNNNNNNNNNNNtcgatacgccttggcaagcggACTAGCCGAGGTAGCGGTGGGGAgttgtttcatccccatggatgaagtaaagtgttggaaaatctcccgtggcgcagcttctcgaagatgtcgtcggtgcacacgccgtacgacatcttcggaagttgctcctcgggaatattttcctgcaagcccgtgaaagacttcatctcctctaacagtgttgggtaaagggttggaaaatttcccgtggcgcaacttctcgaagatgtcgtcggtgcacacgccctacgacatcttcggaagttgctcctcgagaaaattttcctgcaagcccgtgaaagacttcatctcctctaacggtgttgggtaaagggttggaaattctcccgtggcgcaacttctcgaagatgtcgtcggtgcacaagcCCTACGCGACATCTTCGGAAgacgaggcggccgggaagaaccggTGGGAAGAGctggtgggaagagggaggcggaaagattttgaaatgaattagttttatttttctgaattttttgatatattatttgtatttttagattttgaaatgaattagttttatttttctaaattttttgatatattatttgtatttttagattttgaaatgaattagttttatttttctaaattttttgatatattatatgtatttttagattttgtaatgaattagttttatttttctgaattttttgatatattatatgtatttttagattttgaaatgaattagttttatttttctgaattttttgatatattatatgtatttttagattttgaaatgaattagttttatttttctgaattttttgatatattatatgtatttttagattttgaaatgaattagttttatttttctgaattttttgatatattatatgtatttttcacatttagaaattaattagttttatttttctgtatgttttgatatattatttgtatttataacatttaaaaatggaaaaaatatcgaaaaaggcctttagtcgcggttggcctggccaaccgcgactaaagc contains:
- the LOC124698577 gene encoding uncharacterized protein LOC124698577; the encoded protein is MDKPFNDQENNDPNVQQTNEFFSAAKLKKKEVPSKNLRRKKNWLDKLFKGKRKPTKVSASKNKGAKQEKKHDGVESQVGAEKKDGSGKGANVELHHCNPIMSFTELLTTPSYGVYGEDMF